Proteins from a genomic interval of Gluconacetobacter diazotrophicus PA1 5:
- a CDS encoding response regulator transcription factor has translation MAVGTYAAGMDMQILCIGDSSADGDGRPCSGLAKAAIEGAVSITMSGPEGSVETLRRSHYDLAVIQQGSPNARLLRRIRSSRVPTPVIIIARDTTPPAIAEVLSVGADDCVPASIDPTELLARLRAIVRRAGGHDSLTLQIGRLTVNVNQREVHIDGKPVPLTRREYDVVELLALRKNQALSKESVLDSLYAGQHEPSGKVIDVMICKIRKKMRGLGIEEPLTTQWGIGYRLNEDAFAPLGARMDGIVGQGPRESCIPVTPGIAIMAPSGARSSQTN, from the coding sequence ATGGCTGTCGGCACTTACGCTGCGGGAATGGATATGCAGATACTTTGTATCGGTGACAGTTCGGCCGATGGTGATGGAAGGCCGTGCAGCGGATTGGCGAAAGCCGCGATCGAGGGGGCGGTGTCGATAACGATGTCGGGCCCCGAGGGGAGCGTGGAAACATTGCGCCGCTCCCATTACGACCTCGCCGTGATCCAGCAGGGATCGCCGAATGCACGGCTGCTGCGCCGCATACGCAGCAGCCGCGTTCCGACGCCGGTCATCATCATTGCCCGGGACACGACTCCGCCCGCGATCGCCGAGGTCCTTTCCGTCGGTGCCGATGACTGCGTTCCCGCCTCGATCGACCCCACGGAACTTCTGGCCCGCCTGCGCGCCATCGTCCGGCGCGCCGGCGGGCATGACAGCCTGACGCTCCAGATCGGACGCCTGACCGTGAACGTGAACCAGCGGGAGGTCCATATCGACGGGAAGCCGGTTCCACTGACCCGGCGGGAATATGACGTGGTCGAGCTTCTGGCGCTGCGCAAGAATCAGGCACTGAGCAAGGAGTCCGTCCTCGACAGCCTCTATGCCGGACAGCACGAGCCGAGTGGCAAGGTCATCGACGTCATGATCTGCAAGATCCGCAAGAAGATGCGTGGCCTGGGCATAGAGGAACCGTTGACGACGCAATGGGGCATTGGCTACCGCCTCAACGAGGACGCCTTCGCTCCGCTGGGTGCCCGGATGGATGGAATCGTCGGGCAGGGGCCAAGGGAGTCCTGTATTCCCGTGACGCCGGGCATCGCCATCATGGCCCCCTCGGGGGCTCGATCATCCCAGACAAACTGA
- a CDS encoding flagellar biosynthesis regulator FlaF: MMTHPGMKAYQSIAGSSLTGREADAACFRMLIDELKAAEASSDHTVRRHALARSQRLWAMIMNANVQDSGLTPQEDRQLFVTLAHRSQLYGIRAMLDPALPLTPLIRIAENVRDGLELTGSHNMQEFGADAT; this comes from the coding sequence ATGATGACGCACCCCGGAATGAAAGCCTACCAGAGCATCGCGGGATCATCCCTGACGGGACGCGAAGCCGATGCCGCATGCTTCAGAATGCTGATCGACGAACTCAAGGCCGCCGAGGCGAGTTCGGATCATACCGTCCGACGGCATGCCCTGGCCAGGAGCCAGCGCCTCTGGGCGATGATCATGAATGCGAACGTTCAGGATTCGGGCCTTACGCCCCAGGAAGACCGTCAGCTTTTCGTCACCCTGGCCCATCGGTCCCAGCTCTATGGAATCAGGGCCATGCTGGACCCCGCCCTGCCGCTTACCCCCTTGATTCGGATCGCGGAGAATGTTCGCGATGGCCTGGAACTCACAGGCAGCCACAACATGCAGGAATTCGGCGCCGACGCGACCTGA
- the fliI gene encoding flagellar protein export ATPase FliI: MRTAVAAPRHDVPVGVLEGRVTGLSGLTVSLSGLRDFTGVGDRVTIFGLDGRETDADILPFHINTAIIMPYGSLEGIGSGCRAMFQLFDPEQRRRRAGGTLVVNDAWQGRVIDPMGRPIDGKGPLPPDGVPQKLHAPPPEAALRARLGPRIDLGVRVLNLFATCREGQRLGLFAGSGVGKSTLMGMLARNTDCDVAVIALVGERGREVREFVEDDLGPEGLAKSVVVVATSDTSPLMRREAAYAATAAAEHFRDQGKSVLLLMDSVTRFCQALREIGLSSGEPPATRGYPPSVFAELPRLLERAGPGLPGPDGKAGQITAMFSVLVEGDDHNEPVADAVRGILDGHVVMERRIAESGRYPAINVLRSLSRTVPGCNSAEENALTRDARADLSTWEEMQDMVRLGAYRAGNDPKVDQAIRIAPAIEEILRQGRGEKATIAESFDALRAALSPPGTP, encoded by the coding sequence ATGCGGACCGCCGTGGCTGCGCCGCGCCACGATGTCCCGGTTGGCGTTCTTGAGGGGCGGGTGACCGGGCTGTCGGGATTGACCGTGTCGCTCAGCGGCCTGCGGGATTTCACCGGGGTGGGGGATCGGGTGACGATCTTCGGCCTGGACGGGCGTGAGACCGATGCGGATATCCTCCCCTTTCACATCAACACCGCGATCATCATGCCGTACGGATCGCTGGAGGGGATCGGGTCGGGATGCCGGGCCATGTTCCAGCTGTTCGACCCGGAGCAGAGAAGGCGGCGGGCTGGCGGCACCTTGGTCGTCAATGATGCATGGCAGGGGCGTGTCATCGACCCTATGGGCAGGCCCATTGACGGAAAGGGGCCGCTGCCCCCTGACGGCGTGCCCCAGAAGCTGCATGCTCCCCCGCCCGAGGCGGCGCTCCGGGCGCGGCTCGGCCCGCGCATCGATCTCGGCGTGCGCGTGCTCAACCTGTTCGCGACATGCCGCGAGGGCCAGAGGCTGGGTCTGTTTGCCGGCTCCGGCGTCGGGAAATCCACCCTGATGGGCATGCTGGCCCGCAACACGGACTGCGACGTTGCGGTCATCGCCCTGGTGGGGGAGCGGGGACGGGAAGTCAGGGAGTTTGTCGAGGACGATCTTGGGCCGGAAGGGCTGGCCAAGTCGGTTGTCGTGGTCGCCACCTCTGATACGTCGCCGTTGATGCGCCGGGAAGCGGCGTATGCCGCGACGGCTGCTGCCGAGCATTTCAGGGATCAGGGCAAGTCCGTCCTGCTGCTGATGGACAGTGTCACCCGGTTCTGCCAGGCCCTGCGGGAGATCGGCCTGTCGTCCGGCGAGCCCCCTGCCACCAGGGGGTATCCGCCGAGCGTCTTCGCCGAGTTGCCGCGCCTGCTTGAACGCGCGGGGCCGGGCCTTCCCGGTCCGGACGGGAAGGCGGGGCAGATTACCGCCATGTTCTCGGTCCTCGTCGAGGGTGATGACCATAACGAACCGGTCGCCGACGCGGTGCGCGGCATTCTGGACGGACATGTCGTCATGGAACGGCGGATCGCGGAGTCCGGACGGTACCCCGCCATCAATGTCCTTCGCTCGCTCTCGCGGACCGTTCCCGGATGCAATTCTGCTGAGGAAAACGCGTTGACCCGCGATGCGCGGGCCGACCTGTCGACCTGGGAGGAAATGCAGGACATGGTCCGCCTGGGCGCCTACCGCGCGGGGAATGATCCGAAGGTCGATCAGGCAATCCGTATCGCGCCCGCCATTGAAGAGATTCTGAGGCAGGGACGC
- a CDS encoding DUF1217 domain-containing protein codes for MSGSISGTSPISLYLAAEKDEETAAANYTKENPTIQNEVTSFEESASSITSAADLMSNKNYTAEQVVLGAYNLSSISGETALVKDLLTQDPTSSKSVAKSSGNATWLAFADAFSTWGQNGGSASASPFTSDTISSIVTKFEESQYESSTANQNSGVGNALYFTRNMTSSMSLADIMSNATLLKVVETVSGFNPDQFGALDYPEQVRLLQNKVDLSDFSTPEGVQKYAEQYLAMLQINPQTPDTPITMMDLFGGGTNSNGILALFGSSSSSSSSGSPELSMF; via the coding sequence ATGAGTGGGTCTATCAGCGGTACCTCCCCGATCAGTTTGTACCTGGCCGCCGAGAAGGACGAAGAAACCGCGGCCGCGAACTATACGAAGGAGAACCCGACGATCCAGAACGAGGTGACCTCCTTCGAGGAATCGGCGTCCTCCATTACTTCCGCCGCCGATCTGATGAGCAATAAAAACTATACGGCGGAGCAGGTCGTTCTCGGGGCCTACAATCTCAGTTCCATCTCGGGGGAAACGGCCCTGGTCAAGGACCTGCTGACGCAGGATCCGACATCTTCCAAATCGGTCGCGAAATCGTCGGGCAACGCGACGTGGCTGGCCTTCGCCGATGCGTTCTCGACCTGGGGCCAGAATGGCGGAAGCGCGAGCGCGTCGCCGTTTACCTCGGACACGATCAGTTCGATCGTGACGAAATTCGAGGAAAGTCAATACGAAAGCAGCACCGCCAACCAGAACAGCGGCGTCGGCAATGCGCTCTATTTCACGCGCAACATGACCAGTTCCATGTCGCTGGCGGATATCATGTCGAATGCGACCCTGCTCAAGGTCGTCGAGACGGTTTCGGGATTCAATCCCGACCAGTTCGGGGCGCTCGACTATCCGGAGCAGGTCCGTCTGCTGCAGAACAAGGTCGATCTCAGCGATTTTTCGACGCCGGAAGGGGTTCAGAAATATGCCGAGCAGTATCTCGCCATGCTGCAGATCAACCCTCAGACGCCTGATACGCCGATAACCATGATGGACCTGTTTGGGGGCGGTACCAACAGCAACGGAATTCTCGCGCTTTTCGGTTCCAGCAGCAGTTCCTCTTCGTCGGGAAGCCCGGAACTCTCGATGTTCTGA